The stretch of DNA CAGAGCTCGCTTCCATCGCGGCGTTTGAAGCGCAATTCGGCTTCCTCCGCGAATCCGTCGCGCAACAACCGCGCAACGTAGTGTTTTCGTTGCAGCGGATCGACAAAGAGATCCTGGCCGATGTCGTGGACGGACGCGATCAGATCTTTTGGGTCGCCGTATCCGAGAATCTGGGCCAGAGCCGGGTTGACGTTCAAAAAACGCCCGTCCAGGGAGGACTGAAAAATTCCTTCCAGTGAATTTTCAAAAATGGCCCTGTAGTTGGCTTCGGACACGCGCAGTTTGCATTCTCGGTCCAGGATGAGCGCACGGGCTGTGTCGAATTCCTGCTCGATGATTTGGAGTTCCTGAAATTGGGCTGGTTTGATTTCGGGTGGCGTGTGCCCGTCAAGCATGGCGGGCATGCGTTGGGAAAAGGCAATCAGAGGATGAATGATGCGTTGCTGGATGTTTCGACTCACGGCGACAAAAAGGGCCACACAGAAAAAAAGCAGGATGCATTCGAGGACGATGACCGCGATGATTGTTCGGGAAAAAAGCGTCCACACAGGTGTGGACATGACAATGATCCAATTCAGGGTTGGGGCCTTGACCAGTGTTTCATAGTTCCAGACGCCATCGCGTTGATAAAAATCCGTGATTCGCGACGTCGAGCCAGCGGCGCGAAGAATGGGCCAATCGCCGATGTTGGTTTGCTGACGGACCAGCTTCATGTTCGGATGGGAAACCAGGTTGCCGTATGCGTCCGTGACCACAAGGAGGCTTTGTCTGAATCCGACTGAAAAATTCGCGATGTGCCGCAGCAGCGCGTCCAGATTCAGTTCGCTCACCAACAAACCGTGGGACGGAGTTTCCGCAGACATGAGAACGGTCAGTTTTTCGGTTTCCTGAGAGTAGATCGGTCTGGAGACAATCGTGAGCGTATCGTCCCGGTCAGGAAAGAGGGCTGGGAAGTCGATGTTCACGAATCCCACCGGATAGGAAAAAATGATTTTGTTGTCCGCGCCAACCCAGAGAACACGTTCGAATTTGGTCATGGCCTCTTTCATGGCCTGCAGCTTGGCCTGGAATGTTGCGGCGCCGTGCGCTGGCTCCTGAAGCGCAACCTGGCGCAATGATGCGTGCGCGTCGTTGAGGTAGATTTCGATATGCCGGGCCAAGGCTTCGGCCAGCAATTCGTTGCGGTGCCGCAGGCCATGTTGGGCTTCAATGGCGACGAAGATCCCCATGCCAACAATGAGCAGGGCGCAGGGAAGAAGTATCCCGAGCAGGAAATGTCGGCGCAGCAGATCAAGGGCGGAGGGGAGTTGCTCAGTCATGGACGGTGGCCAGCGTATGGAATTCTGAACCGTTAAAGGTGACAATATAGGATTCACGCAGCACATCCCCATTTTCGTCCAGACTGAACGGGCTGATAACGCCCTGAACGTTTTGTAATCCGGCCAGGGCTTCTGGCACGGCGTCAAAATTCCCGCGAGCGTGGCGGAAGCTTTCCAGAAAGGCGAGAGCCGCTTCAAAGGACAGCGCCGCGGCGAAATTGGGTTCAAAGCCGAAGCGGCGTGCGTACCGGTGTTTGAAACTCAGATAGGCGGGGTTACGGTTGTCCGCGGAATAGCCTGTTCCGAAGATCCAGCCCGCGGCGGCGTTTCCCCCGTCCACGGCGAGCTCGCGTGTGGCCGCCCACATGGAACAGTAGACGTGGGGTTTTTCTCCAC from Deltaproteobacteria bacterium encodes:
- a CDS encoding PAS domain S-box protein, with amino-acid sequence MGMCCVNPILSPLTVQNSIRWPPSMTEQLPSALDLLRRHFLLGILLPCALLIVGMGIFVAIEAQHGLRHRNELLAEALARHIEIYLNDAHASLRQVALQEPAHGAATFQAKLQAMKEAMTKFERVLWVGADNKIIFSYPVGFVNIDFPALFPDRDDTLTIVSRPIYSQETEKLTVLMSAETPSHGLLVSELNLDALLRHIANFSVGFRQSLLVVTDAYGNLVSHPNMKLVRQQTNIGDWPILRAAGSTSRITDFYQRDGVWNYETLVKAPTLNWIIVMSTPVWTLFSRTIIAVIVLECILLFFCVALFVAVSRNIQQRIIHPLIAFSQRMPAMLDGHTPPEIKPAQFQELQIIEQEFDTARALILDRECKLRVSEANYRAIFENSLEGIFQSSLDGRFLNVNPALAQILGYGDPKDLIASVHDIGQDLFVDPLQRKHYVARLLRDGFAEEAELRFKRRDGSELWISERARMVRDESGQPLYIEGTIVDVTARKKAESELVQAKQAAEQANSA